In a genomic window of Cuculus canorus isolate bCucCan1 chromosome 4, bCucCan1.pri, whole genome shotgun sequence:
- the NPY1R gene encoding neuropeptide Y receptor type 1, which yields MKVASATVNDLERVGNNMNTSNLAPLGNISSHLNFSEKNSQVLQFEDEDCHVPLAMVFTLALAYGTVIILGVSGNLALIVIILKQKEMRNVTNILIVNLSFSDLLVTIMCLPFTFVYTLMDHWIFGEAMCKLNPFVQCASITVSVFSLVLIAIERHQLIINPRGWRPNNRHAYLGIAAIWILAAASSLPFLIYHVLTDEPFRNITFDEYKDKYVCLDLFPLDSARLSYTTTLLVIQYLGPLCFIFVCYLKIYIRLKKRNNMMDKMRDSKYRSSETKRINIMLISIVVAFAVCWLPLTIFNIVFDWNHEILPVATCSHNLLFLICHLTAMISTCVNPIFYGFLNKNFQRDLQFLFHFCHFRSREEDYETIAMSTMHTDVSKTSLKQASPVAFKKINNEDDDKI from the exons atgAAAGTGGCGTCAGCAACTGTGAACGACTTAGAGAGGGTTGGAAACAACATGAATACTTCAAATCTTGCTCCTCTGGGAAATATTTCCAGTCACTTgaatttttcagagaagaactCGCAGGTGTTGCAGTTTGAGGATGAGGATTGCCATGTGCCTTTGGCCATGGTCTTCACTTTGGCCTTGGCTTACGGAACTGTGATAATTCTGGGAGTCTCTGGCAATCTGGCCTTGattgtcattattttaaaacaaaaggagatgCGCAATGTTACCAACATCCTCATTGTCAACCTCTCCTTCTCTGATCTTCTAGTGACCATCATGTGTCTTCCCTTTACCTTTGTGTATACTTTAATGGACCATTGGATTTTTGGGGAGGCCATGTGCAAATTGAATCCTTTCGTGCAGTGTGCCTCAATCACCGTCTCGGTCTTTTCTTTAGTCCTCATTGCCATCGAACGCCATCAGCTGATCATCAATCCCCGTGGCTGGAGGCCGAACAACAGACATGCCTACCTGGGGATTGCTGCCATATGGATTTTAGCTGCAGCTTCCTCTCTGCCGTTCCTGATCTACCATGTGTTAACAGATGAACCTTTCAGAAACATAACATTTGATGAATATAAGGACAAATATGTGTGTTTGGACCTGTTTCCATTGGACTCTGCCAGGCTTTCTTATACCACAACGCTATTGGTGATTCAGTACCTTGGACCactttgttttatatttgtgtGCTACTTAAAG ATATACATacgattaaaaaaaaggaacaacatGATGGACAAGATGAGGGACAGTAAGTACAGATCCTCTGAAACCAAAAGGATCAACATCATGCTGATCTCAATAGTGGTCGCATTTGCAGTTTGCTGGCTGCCTCTCACGATCTTCAATATTGTGTTTGATTGGAATCATGAGATTCTGCCTGTTGCTACCTGCAGCCACAACCTTTTGTTCCTGATTTGCCACCTCACCGCCATGATCTCTACCTGTGTGAACCCTATCTTTTATGGGTTTCTCAATAAGAACTTCCAAAGGGACttgcagtttttatttcatttttgtcatttcCGCTCCCGTGAGGAGGATTATGAGACCATAGCTATGTCCACCATGCACACAGATGTTTCAAAAACCTCTTTGAAGCAGGCAAGCCCAGTcgcatttaaaaaaataaataatgaagatGACGACAAAATataa